Below is a window of Gemmatimonadaceae bacterium DNA.
GGTGGCGTGCGGCGCGGTCACGCGGTCGTCGTCCGGCGCCCGGTGGCGATGCCGCCGGCGAGGAGCACCAGCGCCACGCCGAGCGCGATGAGGGTGACGAGCTTGCCGCGTTCGTAGCTGGCCGACGCGAACCGGAGCTCGACCGTCCTGGCGCCGGCGGGCAGCGGCACGCCGATCAGCGAGTACATCGCGCGCGAGGCGGTGGCGGGCTTGCCATCCACGGTTGCCGTCCAGCCGGGATAGAAGTTCTCCGACACGACGAGCGCCGAGCCGGCCGGTGCGGGCTGGCCGAGCGTGATGGAGATCGCACCGGGATCGTAGCGGGTGACCGTGACCGGCAGGTCGAGCGGGGCGGGTGGCGCCTTCAGCTCCACGGCGGGGACGTCGGCGCTGTCGTTGAAGATCGCGACCGAGTGCACCGGGAAGCGCGGGTCGAGCACGGTGGTCAGCGTCACGCTGTCGGCGGCCTTGATCATGGCCGGTGCCACCCAGGCGGCGCGATTGTCGCCGGGCAGTTCGTAGAGGTAGACCATCGAGCCGTGCGCATTGCGCGCCGGACCGGCCACCAGCTTCGACTCGGGGACCGGGAACTTGTCCGGCGTGGCGTCGGTGAGGAAGAAGCGCACGTTCGCGAGCGCCCAGAAATTCGGGTTGCCGAGTTGCGGGCGACCCTCCATCTCGCTGCCGGTGAGGTCGTCGTAGCGACGCAGCTCGTTGCCGTGGTAGCCGACGGCCTGCCGGATGCCGTGCGCCATCAGGCCGCTGTAGCGCAGCCCCGGATCGCGCGGGAGGCTGGTGCCGGTGATCGGCATGTCGAGCACGCGACCGGGATTGTTGACGGTCGCCTTCTTCATATAGTCGATCGTCGCGTCGCTGGCGAAGCTGACCTTCGCCGGCGGGACGAACTTCCAGTAGTCGCGCAGCAGCGACACCTGGTCGAGCGTGACAACGGCGATGAAGGCCCAGCCCGCGACCCTCGCCGTCAGCGCGGCACGCGCCGAGAGCAGGGCGATGCCGAGTGCGAGCGCTGCGAACACCATCGCGCGGATGGTGCCGGTGAGCAGGTCGCTGGCATTCGCATCGACCAGCTGCGCCACCTCCGGTGCCGCCAGCGCGCCGGCGATGCTGTTCAGGATGCCCGTGACGCCAAGGACGAGCAGCACGCCGATCGCACTCCCGACGCCGATCAGGAAGCGACGCGAGGCCGCGTGCGCGATGAGCCCCTGTGCGCCGAGGCCTGCCAGCACTGCGAGGGCGAAGGTCGCCATGAAGAAGACGGTGCTGGGCGCGCGGAAGAACTTGCTCCCCGGGACCACCGCGTAGATGAGCTGGTAGAACGGCGTCTCGCCGCCGAGGGCCCAGAGCGTGAAGAAGATCGCAATGCCGCCGAAGAACAGGGTGTTCCGGTCGCGCACCTTGGTGCGCAATGCGGCCAGCACCAGCACCCAGACCGCAGCGCCGACGTACTCGCTGTGGTCATGGATGCGGTTCGGGCCCCAGTACTTTCCCACGAACTTCCCCGTGAACTCGGGGATGATGGTGTTCATCAGCTCGACGATCGGGAACGAGAACGACGTGGCGAAGTCGTAGCCGCGGCCGCCGGCGCGCGGCGAGAACGGCGTGTACTCCATCACCGGGAGGTACTGGATGGCGCTGATCGCGAGGCCGAGCACCACCGCGCCGAGTGCGAACGCAAGGCGGCGCATCGCGACCGGCTTCTCCGGACTCGCGTCGCCCAGGCCGTAGGCAACGAACAGCCCGAACAGGCCGGCACCGACCAGCATGTAGCTCATGAGCTGCGGGTGTGGGCTGAGCATGCCCAGGCCGACGACGAGTGCCAGTCCGCCCCACGCCCAGCGCCGCCCGTCACGCACGCCACGCAGCACGCAGAGCAGTGCCAGCGGCAGCATCGCGCCGACGAAGATCTTGCCGTCATGGCCGGGGTGCACGTACGAACCGTTCCAGCCGCTCAGCATGTAGGCGATGCCACCGACCAGCGCGCCGGCGAAGGTCAGGCCGAGTGCGCGCAGGAACACGTATGTGGCATAGCCGCCGAGGATGTAGTGCAGGATCATGCCCCACGTCATCGCGACGTCGGTCGGCATGGCCAGCCGCATGAAGGCGGTGGGATAGAAGATGTCGCCGTGCATCCCGCCCACGTACGGCATGCCGCCGAAGAGGTACGGGTTCCAGAGCGCGAAGCCGCCGGTGGCGCGCAGCACCTGGGCGCCGAATTCGCGGAAGGAGTAGCCGGCGATGTACTGGTCGCTGCGCGCGTTGACGAGGAACTGTCCGCTCAGCGCCGGATAGGCCAGCAGCATCGTGCCGACGATGCAGACCGCGAGCGCGAGCAGCCAGGCGTTGCGGGGCGCGAGCGCGTCGGGCAGGGTCGAGTCAGGCTGTCGGGCCATCGGGTGTCGAAATGGTGGGACTGCGGCGCAACGAGGACCCGGGGAGGAAGACGAGCCCCGGGAGAATTTCCAGCACGGTCAGCCAGATGCGGGACGCGGCGGCCAGCACGGCGGCGTCAGCGGGCGTCGCCAGCCGGAGCGAGATGAGCAGCCCGGTGAGGGCCGTCTCCCGGACACCGATGCCGCCGGGCACGAACAACGCCAGGAATCCGAGCAGGTACGACGCCGTGTAAACTGCCAGCACCGCCATCGAGATGCCACCGCCATGGCCGAGCAGGGCCCCCCAGAACAGCCCGAACCCGATGCCGTAGGCCACCCATGCGGTGAGATTCGCCGCGAAGACGAGGACCAGGGTGCCGCGCGTGAGGTGCGGCATGGCGGGCATCGGTCGCCGGACGAGCCGTGTCGCGGCCTGCACGGCCCAGGCGAGCAGCGGCGGCCCCACGACCAGCCCTGCCGCGGTGGCGGCGAGCACCACCCATGCGGCCAGGCGCAGGGCGGGTGTGGTGGCGAAGAGCTCCCCCGCCCCGCCCAGTGCCACGACCGCGAAGCCGGCGGCGATGTTCACCAGCTGCATGATGATCGCGGAGCCGGTCGCGGCGAGTGGCGAGGCGCCGGCATCGCGCGCGAGCAGCGCCATGGCGCCGATCGACCAGAGCTTGCCCGGCACGTACTTCCCGAGGCTCGAGACGAACCAGATGCGCGTGGCGTCGAGGGCGCCGAGCGGGCTGCTCCACGCGCGCAGCAGGCGTCGCCACGCCGCGATCAGGACGGCATAGCCGGCGGCGACACAGGTGCTGGCGATGGCGATGCCACCCCAGGACGGGTGGAGCCCGAGCAGGCTGGCCCGGATGTCCACCCACTGCCGTCGCACGAACCAGAGCGCGAGCCCCGCGAACGCCACCGCCACCGTGACGCGCAGTGCGGAGCGCACCTCACCGCGCACGCACCATCCCGCGGCGTGCCGACTCGTAGACGGCGCGATAGCGCTCGGCGACGGCTGCCGGCGACACGAGTGCGACCATGGCCGTGCGGCCCGCGACGCCCATGGCGTCACGCCGCGCCGGCGCGCTGATGATCGCGCGGACGGCGTCGGCCCACGGCGCCGGGTCGTCGAAGGTGGCCAGCAGCGCACCGTTCTCGCCGTCGCGGACGATGTCGGGCAGCCCACCGGACCGGGTGGCGATCACCGGTGTCTCGCAAAGCAGCGACTCGGCGGCCACCATGCCGAACCCCTCGTCGCGCGACGGGACGAGCGTGCACGAGGCCTGCGCATACAGCGACGGCATCACCTCGCGCGGCAGCTGTCCGTGCCAGGCGATGCGGTGCGCGATGCCGAGTTGCGCGCCGAGGGCGCGCAGCGAGCCGGCGTCCGGGCCGTCACCAACGACGTCGAGGTGCACCTCCTCGGGCAGCGCGGCCAGCGCGCGCAGCAGCACGGCGGGGTTCTTCTGGGCGTTGAGCCGGCCCACGAACAGGATCCGGGCGGGCGTGGCGCGGATGGCGGCCTGTGCGCAGAATGCGACGATATCCGACGGCATCGGGGCGACGGTGACCGGCGCCGGCGTGAGCGGGCGGAGGCGTAGCGCGAGCCACTGGCTGACGGTCGTCACCGCGGCCGCGCGCCCGAGGGCGAACGACGCGAGGGAGGCGGTCATCCCGGTGGCCATCCGCGCGTCGCTGCCGTGCGAGGTGACGACCATCGGCACGCGGGCGCGCGCCGCGGTGCGCCCGATGGCGAGGGCGGCGGGGAACCACCAGTGGGCGT
It encodes the following:
- a CDS encoding YfhO family protein, yielding MARQPDSTLPDALAPRNAWLLALAVCIVGTMLLAYPALSGQFLVNARSDQYIAGYSFREFGAQVLRATGGFALWNPYLFGGMPYVGGMHGDIFYPTAFMRLAMPTDVAMTWGMILHYILGGYATYVFLRALGLTFAGALVGGIAYMLSGWNGSYVHPGHDGKIFVGAMLPLALLCVLRGVRDGRRWAWGGLALVVGLGMLSPHPQLMSYMLVGAGLFGLFVAYGLGDASPEKPVAMRRLAFALGAVVLGLAISAIQYLPVMEYTPFSPRAGGRGYDFATSFSFPIVELMNTIIPEFTGKFVGKYWGPNRIHDHSEYVGAAVWVLVLAALRTKVRDRNTLFFGGIAIFFTLWALGGETPFYQLIYAVVPGSKFFRAPSTVFFMATFALAVLAGLGAQGLIAHAASRRFLIGVGSAIGVLLVLGVTGILNSIAGALAAPEVAQLVDANASDLLTGTIRAMVFAALALGIALLSARAALTARVAGWAFIAVVTLDQVSLLRDYWKFVPPAKVSFASDATIDYMKKATVNNPGRVLDMPITGTSLPRDPGLRYSGLMAHGIRQAVGYHGNELRRYDDLTGSEMEGRPQLGNPNFWALANVRFFLTDATPDKFPVPESKLVAGPARNAHGSMVYLYELPGDNRAAWVAPAMIKAADSVTLTTVLDPRFPVHSVAIFNDSADVPAVELKAPPAPLDLPVTVTRYDPGAISITLGQPAPAGSALVVSENFYPGWTATVDGKPATASRAMYSLIGVPLPAGARTVELRFASASYERGKLVTLIALGVALVLLAGGIATGRRTTTA
- a CDS encoding flippase-like domain-containing protein, which produces MRGEVRSALRVTVAVAFAGLALWFVRRQWVDIRASLLGLHPSWGGIAIASTCVAAGYAVLIAAWRRLLRAWSSPLGALDATRIWFVSSLGKYVPGKLWSIGAMALLARDAGASPLAATGSAIIMQLVNIAAGFAVVALGGAGELFATTPALRLAAWVVLAATAAGLVVGPPLLAWAVQAATRLVRRPMPAMPHLTRGTLVLVFAANLTAWVAYGIGFGLFWGALLGHGGGISMAVLAVYTASYLLGFLALFVPGGIGVRETALTGLLISLRLATPADAAVLAAASRIWLTVLEILPGLVFLPGSSLRRSPTISTPDGPTA
- a CDS encoding glycosyltransferase family 4 protein → MTVRRVLFVTHNFPRSSGDAAGGFLLDLARALATVDITVEVIAPHARGLPERDAVDGITVQRVRYGADADETLAYTGTMAEQVKASARGKRSMLRMIGAMRRATRFRLASGDIDIVHAHWWFPAALAIGRTAARARVPMVVTSHGSDARMATGMTASLASFALGRAAAVTTVSQWLALRLRPLTPAPVTVAPMPSDIVAFCAQAAIRATPARILFVGRLNAQKNPAVLLRALAALPEEVHLDVVGDGPDAGSLRALGAQLGIAHRIAWHGQLPREVMPSLYAQASCTLVPSRDEGFGMVAAESLLCETPVIATRSGGLPDIVRDGENGALLATFDDPAPWADAVRAIISAPARRDAMGVAGRTAMVALVSPAAVAERYRAVYESARRGMVRAR